A single window of Bos javanicus breed banteng chromosome 19, ARS-OSU_banteng_1.0, whole genome shotgun sequence DNA harbors:
- the NPEPPS gene encoding puromycin-sensitive aminopeptidase isoform X4 — protein MKGFYRSKYTTPSGEVRYAAVTQFEATDARRAFPCWDEPAIKATFDISLVVPKDRVALSNMNVIDRKPYPDDENVVEVKFARTPVMSTYLVAFVVGEYDFVETRSKDGVCVRVYTPVGKAEQGKFALEVAAKTLPFYKDYFNVPYPLPKIDLIAIADFAAGAMENWGLVTYRETALLIDPKNSCSSSRQWVALVVGHELAHQWFGNLVTMEWWTHLWLNEGFASWIEYLCVDHCFPEYDIWTQFVSADYTRAQELDALDNSHPIEVSVGHPSEVDEIFDAISYSKGASVIRMLHDYIGDKDFKKGMNMYLTKFQQKNAATEDLWESLENASGKPIAAVMNTWTKQMGFPLIYVEAEQVEDDRLLRLSQKKFCASGPYVGEDCPQWMVPITISTSEDSSHAKMKILMDKPEMNIVLKDVKPDQWVKLNLGTVGFYRTQYSSAMLESLLPGIRDLSLPPVDRLGLQNDLFSLARAGIISTVEVLKVMEAFVNEPNYTVWSDLSCNLGILSTLLSHTDFYEEIQEFVKDVFSPIGERLGWDPKPGEGHLDALLRGLVLGKLGKAGHKATLEEARRRFKDHVEGKQILSADLRSPVYLTVLKHGDGTTLDIMLKLHKQADMQEEKNRIERVLGATLSPELIQKVLTFALSEEVRPQDTVSVIGGVAGGSKHGRKAAWKFIKDNWEELYNRYQGGFLISRLIKLSVEGFAVDKMAGEVKAFFESHPAPSAERTIQQCCENILLNAAWLKRDAESIHQYLLQRKASPPTA, from the exons ATGAAGGGTTTCTATAGAAGTAAATATACTACCCCTTCTGGAGAGGTGCGCTATGCTGCTGTCACACAGTTTGAG gctACTGATGCCCGGAGAGCTTTTCCTTGCTGGGATGAACCTGCCATCAAAGCAACTTTTGATATTTCATTGGTTGTTCCTAAAGACAGAGTAGCTTTATCAAACATG aatgtaattGATCGGAAACCATACCCTGATGATGAAAATGTAGTGGAAGTGAAGTTTGCTCGCACACCTGTCATGTCTACATATCTGGTGGCATTTGTTGTGGGTGAATATGACTTTGTAGAAACAAGGTCAAAAGATGGTGTGTGTGTCCGTGTTTACACCCCTGTTGGCAAAGCAGAGCAAGGAAAATTTGCGTTAGAG GTTGCTGCTAAAACTCTGCCTTTTTATAAGGACTACTTCAATGTTCCTTATCCTCTACCTAAAATTGATCTCATTGCTATTGCAGACTTTGCAGCTG gtGCCATGGAGAACTGGGGCCTTGTTACTTATAG ggaGACTGCATTGCTTATTGATCCAAAAAACTCCTGTTCTTCATCACGCCAGTGGGTTGCTCTGGTTGTGGGACATGAACTCGCCCATCAATGGTTTGGAAATCTTGTTACTatg GAATGGTGGACTCATCTTTGGTTAAATGAAGGCTTTGCATCATGGATTGAGTATCTGTGTGTAGACCACTGCTTCCCAGAGTATGATATCTGGACTCAGTTTGTTTCTGCTGATTATACACGAGCTCAGGAGCTTGACGCCTTAGATAACAGCCATCCCATTGAA GTCAGTGTGGGCCATCCTTCTGAAGTTGATGAGATATTTGATGCAATATCATACAGCAAAGGTGCATCTGTCATCCGAATGCTACATGACTACATTGGAgataag GACTTTAAGAAAGGAATGAACATGTATTTAACCAAGTTCCAACAAAAGAATGCTGCCACAG AGGATCTCTGGGAAAGTTTAGAAAATGCTAGTGGTAAACCTATAGCAGCTGTGATGAATACCTGGACCAAACAAATGGGATTCCCTCTCATTTATGTAGAAGCAGAACAG gTAGAAGATGACAGATTACTGAGGTTGTCCCAAAAGAAGTTCTGTGCCAGTGGACCATATGTTG GAGAAGACTGTCCCCAATGGATGGTTCCTATCACAATCTCTACTAGTGAAGATTCCAGCCATGCCAAAATGAAGATTCTGATGGACAAGCCAGAGAtgaatatagttttaaaagatgTCAAACCAGACCAGTGGGTGAAG TTAAACCTGGGAACAGTCGGGTTTTACCGGACCCAGTACAGCTCAGCCATGCTGGAGAGTTTATTACCAGGGATTCGAGACCTTTCTCTCCCCCCAGTGGATCGACTTGGACTACAGAATGACCTCTTCTCCTTG GCTCGAGCTGGAATCATTAGCACTGTAGAGGTTCTAAAAGTCATGGAGGCTTTTGTGAATGAGCCCAATTATACTGTATGGAGCGACCTGAGCTGTAACCTGGGGATTCTCTCAACTCTCTTGTCCCACACAGACTTCTATGAGGAAATCCAAGAGTTTGTGAAAGATGTCTTTTCACCTATAGGGGAGAGACTGGGCTGGGACCCCAaacctggagaag GTCACCTAGATGCACTCCTGAGGGGCTTGGTCCTGGGCAAACTAGGAAAAGCAGGACATAAGGCAACATTAGAAGAAGCCCGTCGTCGGTTTAAGGACCATGTAGAAGGGAAACAGATTCTCTCCGCTGATCTGAGGAGTCCG GTCTATCTGACTGTTTTGAAGCATGGTGATGGCACTACCTTAGACATTATGCTGAAG CTTCACAAACAAGCAGATATGCAGGAAGAGAAAAACCGAATTGAAAGAGTCCTTGGGGCTACTCTTTCACCTGAATTGATTCAAAAAGTCCTCACGTTTGCACTTTCA GAAGAGGTACGTCCACAGGACACTGTGTCAGTAATTGGTGGAGTGGCTGGAGGCAGTAAGCATGGAAGGAAGGCTGCTTGGAAATTCATAAAGGACAACTGGGAAGAACTTTATAATCGATACCAGGGAGGATTCTTAATATCTAGACTAATAAAG CTATCAGTTGAGGGATTTGCAGTTGATAAAATGGCTGGAGAAGTTAAG